The following proteins are co-located in the Malus sylvestris chromosome 13, drMalSylv7.2, whole genome shotgun sequence genome:
- the LOC126595829 gene encoding uncharacterized protein LOC126595829, translated as MGKPKRKMIRTRLVWFGVGFSQTGAAISHLVWKDLLVDRFALSSDVKQKFDALEGRLVNLERSLSPDPNHHPARVED; from the exons ATGggaaaaccaaaaagaaagatGATAAGAACTcgtttggtttggttcggtgtTGGGTTTTCGCAGACTGGAGCTGCAATCTCTCACCTCGTCTGGAAAGATCTTCTCGTCGACCGCTTCGCTCTTTCCTCCGAT GTGAAGCAAAAGTTTGATGCTCTTGAAGGTAGACTTGTGAACCTCGAGCGTTCTTTATCACCAGACCCGAATCATCATCCCGCTCGG GTTGAGGACTAG